TTTGTATTAAATTTATTGCTTGATTGCCGTCATTCGATGTGCCTATTATCTCGATATTTTCTTTCGTCGATAAATAGTCCACCATGATACTAACAAATTCCTTATTATCATCACAAATCCCTAGTTTAATTTTTCTTAACAAGAAACGCCCCTCCTTATGCCTTTTTTATCCTTTTTTATTTATAAAAAACAAATCTATTTTATAATATTCTACAAAAAAATTTAATTTCCTTCTTTTAACAATAAAAATATTAGGGAAAATTTTCTTCCCCTAATTATTAAATACATTTTTGTCACTTTATAAATTTTTCATTTCATTTATCATCCATTCTGCATAGACAGCATATCCTTTCGAAGGATCATTAACAAATACATGTGTTATTGCACCAATAAGCTTTCCATTTTGTATTATTGGGCTTCCACTCATCCCCTGTACTATTCCCCCTGTCTTATTTAGCAAATTTTTATCTATAACTTTAATAATCATTCCTTTTTGATTTGGATTTTTCTGCTCAACTTTTTTTACAATTTGTATATCAAATTCTTTAACTCCTGTATTATCAATTGTCGTTAAAATTTTTGCTGGGCCCTCTTTAACTTGAGATTGAAAACCTATTGGTATCGGTTTTCTAACTATGTCATTTATACTATCATATACTTTGCCGTATATTCCATATTCAGTATTCTTTTCAATATTTCCTATATTATCAACCTCTTCTAAAAATATCCCCCTTAACTCTCCAGGACTGCTTCTTTTCCCCTTGCTTATAGACACTATTCTAGATTTCATCACTTGGCCATTATTCACAGATAATATATCTCCTGTATCAATGTCTGTAATTGCATGCCCTAAAGCTGCATAAAATCTTTTATCTGCAGAATAAAATGTTAGTGTTCCGATTCCAGCAGTGTGATCTCTCACCCACAATCCTAACTTGTATTTTTCATCTTCTTTAGCCAACACAGGGTGTATTTTAGCATATACAATATTACCTTTTCTATTTATCTTTAAAGTTACAGGCAAATCTTTTTGATTATTTATAATATTCGTGATATCATCAGCACAGCTAATCTTTATATTGTTAACCTCCAGTATAATGTCACCTATTTGTATTTTGCCCTCTCTATACGGGCTATAAATTCTGTCATCTGTGCCTATTATATCTGCGTATCCAACTACAAGTGCTCCTTTTGTATTGAGTCTGACTCCTATTGATTGCCCTCCTGGAATGACATTTATCGTTGGTATAACATCGACAGAAACATTTTTTATTGGCAAAATGCCAAATAGTTTAAGATTTATATTTACTTTTCCTCGATTTAATGTTTCCACATAAAATGGTCTTCCCAAATTTAGGATATTTTTATTGTCGTTATTAATAATTTTAACAATTCCTTTTTTGTCTGTATAAAAGCCGACTTTAAGAGGTAAATTAAAATTAAAATTTACCTTTTCTCCTTCAAAAATTTTAAAATAATTGGGAGTTTGGCAAATACCTTTAATTGCTGGTATATAATTAACATATATTATTAAAGCCGATAAAAAATAAAAATTAAATATTTAAATTTATTCCATTTCAATTTAATCACTCCCTCATTTAATTTTGCTAAGTTTAAATTAACCTTTTAATATGATTTATATACTGTCAATAAAAAGCTAGATTTCTAAGTTAATTAATAACTTTTTTCAAAAAATAAAAAAATACGGTCTTAAACCCGTATATCTATCTTTGACTTATAGAATTTTTATATTTCTGTGCCAAATCAATTAATTCTTTTGAATGATTATAAGTCGTATCTGTCATAATTGAACCGCTTATTATTCGTGATAATTCTTTTATTTTTCCTTCGTAATTAAGCTTTTCAATTTTTATATATGTTTTATCTTTATTAACTTCTTTTGTAATTTTATAATGTGCATCAGCCATAGATGTTATTTGAGGCAAATGTGTAACGCATATAACTTGATGATTTCTTGATATTAAAGCCATTTTCTCTGCAACTGCCTGTGCCGCTTTACCACTAATTCCCGTATCAACTTCGTCAAATATCAACGTTGAAATACCATCAAAATCTGCTAAAATTGTTTTAAGAGCCAGCATTATCCTAGATAACTCACCACCAGATGCTATCTTTTCAAGTGGTTTTAATGGTTCTCCAATGTTAGTTGAAATCAAAAATTCTACATCGTCCATTCCATTTTCGTTTGGTACATCTTTCTTTCTGATATCAACTTTGAATATTGTATTAGGCATATTCAGCTCACTTAATACAGTACTGACTTTCTTTTCTAGAAAATCTGCCACATTTTTTCTTTTCAGATGTAATTCATCAGACAATTCCTTTATCTTAGCCATTATTTTTTCTTTTTCTTCATTTATTTTATTAATTTCTTTCTCCGCATCTAACAATTTTAACAATTCATTATTTTTTTCCTCTTTATATTTAATTATTTCTTCTATCGTTCGTCCATATTTTCTTTTAAGATTATTTAACAAATCTAATCTTTTTTCTATTTCATTTAAATTTTCTGCATTAAAGTCAATATTTTCTACATAATCTCTTATTTGTAAAGAACAATCTTCCAATGTATATAAAATACTTTCAATCATATCTTTCAACTTCTCAAGCTTTTTGTCTATTCGTGATGAAGTATCTAAATTTTTTAAAACAGTACTAAGATTATCAATGATAGAAGTATTATCTTCTATACCTTTGTAAAGTAAATTATACGACTCATTCATATAATTAAATAGTTTTTCAGAGTTTATCAATATATTGCGCTTTTCAATCAAATCATCCTCTTCTTCTGGTTTGATGTTAGCTGATTCAATTTCATTTATTTGATATTTTAGAAGATCTATTCTTGATATTTTTTCTTTATCATCCAAATTAAATTCTTTTAATTTATTATTTAAAGAATTATATTTCCCCAGCAAATCCTTAATAATATTTTTTGTCTTAAAAAAATTTTTATCTTGAAAATTATCTAATATCGCCATATGTTTACTGTTATCAAGAAGAAACTGGTGCTCATGCTGCCCTAAAATGTCTACTAAATACGTTCCAAGTTTATTCAAAATAGATAATGGAACAATTCTGCCATTAACTCTGCAATAATTTCTTCCATTTTCAGTTATATCTCTACTTATTATCAGAGTATCATCTTCCTCATATTCGATACCAGCTTCATCAAGAATGTTATGTATTAAGTCCCTGTGGGAATTTATTAAAAATATACCTTCCACAGTCGCCTTTTGAGTACCATTCCGTATTATGTCTTTATTTGCCCTTCCACCTAGCAAAAGCATCATTGAATCAATAACAATAGATTTACCGGCACCTGTTTCTCCAGTAAGTATGTTTAAACCATCTTCAAATTTTATCTCAGCTTCTTCAATTAGCGCTATATTTTTTATGCTCAGTGCAAGGATCATCATAATCCCCCTCAAAAACTATTCATTTAATTAACTCATTAATTCTATCAATAATTTCTTTTACGGAATCTTCCGATCTTACTAACATAAATATGGTATTGTCACCAGCAAGTGTTCCCACAACTTCATTCCAGTTTAATGTATCCAATGCTTCCGCAGCCGCAGGTGCCGTGCCGGAAAGTGTCTTAATGACTATTGTGTTTCCGGCATAATCTATGCTTACAATTCCAGACAAAAGTGCAACTAATTTGTCAGTAACTTTATTATCCGGATTTTTCATAGATGCATACTTATATTTTTTACCATCAGCGCTCAATACTTTTATAAGCCTCAATTCTTTAATATCACGGGATACTGTCGCTTGAGTTACTTTTATCCCTTCTTTTTGAAGAGCATCAGCCAGCTCTTCCTGAGTTTCAATTTCATTTTTGCTTATTATCTCAAGAATTTTTGCGTGTCTAGCTAATTTCATCATTCTAACACTCCTCGTCATGTGTTAATATTTCTTTCTGATAATTTGCTACGCAATAAATCGAAAAAATTTGTGTTTTTAAGTCGTATCAAATTAGTATATTTATTACTCTTTCTTATATAAATATTATCACCACTGTCTAGTTTATAACCTTGCTGTCCATCGGTTGTTATCATTACATCTTGATTCTCTCCCACTATTACAAGCTTTATTCTATCTTTTTCTGATACAATTATTGAGCGCGAATGCAATGTATGAGGACATATTGGCGTTATGACAAACAATTCTAGGTTTGGATACACAATAGGTCCTCCTGCAGATAAAGAATACGCAGTCGAACCTGTTGGGCTGGATATAATAATTCCGTCAGCCAAATAAGTATTGACATATTGTTCATTTACAAATACTTTTAATTTTACCATCCTCGAAAAAGAACCCCTAGTTACAACAATATCATTTAAAGCAATAAAATTAACTACCTCCATATTATCTTTAACAACACTTGCTTCCAACATCATCCTTTTATCAATTGAAAATTCACCTTTGATTATCTTTTCCACAGCTTCATATATATTTTCATTGTCAACCTCTGCTAAAAATCCCAGATGCCCTAAATTAACGCCGAGAATTGGAGTCGAAAATGATGCACATTGTCTGGCAACGTTTAAAATCGTACCATCGCCACCCAAAGCTACAATGAAATCACTGATTTCAAAAATTTCTGAAGTATTTTTTCCATATTCGTCATAACCAATTTTCGATGCAATAACTTCATTTAAAACGGGATTATTACCATGTTCAATAATCCAACTGACAAGATTTTGGGTCATCCTTAAGTTTTTGTCTTTGTGTACATTAGGTATAACACAAATATTTTTCATTCCATCACCACATATTTAAAAACTTAAATTCATAATTCTACAAAACTTTTAAATATCCTTCTTTTTATAACTTTTTATTTTTATTAAGTACATCATGCGACATTTCTACTAATTTTTCAACATCAATTTCAATGAAATTAGTATCATTATTTTTTGCATAAATTAAATACTCAATATTTCCCTCTGGGCCTTTTATAGGAGAAAAAGTAATTCCATGTATACCAAACGATAGTCTTTCTAATACATCTATAACTTTTTTTATAACTTCTATATGGACATTTTTATCCTTAACAACACCATTTTTACCAACTTTTTCTCTCCCTGCTTCAAATTGAGGTTTAATGAGGGATATCAATTCACCACCGTCTTTTAAAAATTTCTTAACTGATGGTATTACAATTGCAAGTGATATAAAAGACACATCTATAGTCACTATATCGACAACATCAGGTAAATCATTAAGATAACGTATATTAGTTCTTTCCATGTTTATAACACGTTTATCATTTCTTAAGTTCCAGTCTAGCTGACCATATCCAACATCAATAGCATATACCTTTTTAGCTCCATTTTTTAATAAACAATCTGTAAACCCACCAGTAGATGCTCCAACATCCATTGCGATTTTATCTTTTACATCAATTTTAAAATATTTTATCGCTTTCTCAAGTTTTAAGCCTCCACGACTAACATAAGGGTTGGGTTTACCTTTTACTTCCAGTTTTGAATTAACACTAATCAAATCTCCAGCCTTATCTACCCTTTTGCCATCTGCAAATATTTCTCCTGCCATAATTGAAGCCTTAGCCTTTTCTCGAGATGTAAAAAAGCCTTTACTTACTAATAATATATCTGCTCTTTCTTTCCCTTTCATGATATCACCAATTCAATAATTTTTTCTGCCAGAGAATCACTATCTAATCCATACTTTTTAAATAGACTACCCACATCGCCATGCTCAATAAATTTGTCTGGAAAACCAAATCTATAGAACTTTTTATAAATATTGTTATCGCTTAAAAGTTCTAATATGGCACTACCTACTCCGCCTACTATTACATTATCTTCAACAGTAAATATATAATCAACTTTTTCTGAAATCTTCAATATCGTCTCAACATCAAGGGGCTTTGCAAATCTTAAATTTACTAGATATGGATTTACAGAATTTTTTTGAAGTTTATCTATAGCATCTATTGCAACGTTAACCATCCTACCAAGTGCAAAAATAGCCACATTACTACCTTCCTGTATAACTTCAGCTTTGCCTATTTTAAAACTCACTTTTCTTTTTGCATCATAGTCACCTGCATTTCCTTTTGGATACCTTATTGCACAAGGTCCCTGCATCATACTTGATAATTTAATCATTTCAACAAATTCATTGGCATCTTTAGGGGCCATAATAGTCATGTTCGGTATCATCCTTAGAAATGAAACATCAAACACACCTTGATGTGTTTCACCATCTTCTCCAACAAGACCTGCTCTATCTATCGCCAAAACTACAGGCAAATTTTGTATACAT
The nucleotide sequence above comes from Thermoanaerobacterium sp. CMT5567-10. Encoded proteins:
- a CDS encoding NAD(+)/NADH kinase, with the protein product MKNICVIPNVHKDKNLRMTQNLVSWIIEHGNNPVLNEVIASKIGYDEYGKNTSEIFEISDFIVALGGDGTILNVARQCASFSTPILGVNLGHLGFLAEVDNENIYEAVEKIIKGEFSIDKRMMLEASVVKDNMEVVNFIALNDIVVTRGSFSRMVKLKVFVNEQYVNTYLADGIIISSPTGSTAYSLSAGGPIVYPNLELFVITPICPHTLHSRSIIVSEKDRIKLVIVGENQDVMITTDGQQGYKLDSGDNIYIRKSNKYTNLIRLKNTNFFDLLRSKLSERNINT
- the recN gene encoding DNA repair protein RecN — encoded protein: MILALSIKNIALIEEAEIKFEDGLNILTGETGAGKSIVIDSMMLLLGGRANKDIIRNGTQKATVEGIFLINSHRDLIHNILDEAGIEYEEDDTLIISRDITENGRNYCRVNGRIVPLSILNKLGTYLVDILGQHEHQFLLDNSKHMAILDNFQDKNFFKTKNIIKDLLGKYNSLNNKLKEFNLDDKEKISRIDLLKYQINEIESANIKPEEEDDLIEKRNILINSEKLFNYMNESYNLLYKGIEDNTSIIDNLSTVLKNLDTSSRIDKKLEKLKDMIESILYTLEDCSLQIRDYVENIDFNAENLNEIEKRLDLLNNLKRKYGRTIEEIIKYKEEKNNELLKLLDAEKEINKINEEKEKIMAKIKELSDELHLKRKNVADFLEKKVSTVLSELNMPNTIFKVDIRKKDVPNENGMDDVEFLISTNIGEPLKPLEKIASGGELSRIMLALKTILADFDGISTLIFDEVDTGISGKAAQAVAEKMALISRNHQVICVTHLPQITSMADAHYKITKEVNKDKTYIKIEKLNYEGKIKELSRIISGSIMTDTTYNHSKELIDLAQKYKNSISQR
- the spoIVB gene encoding SpoIVB peptidase, producing MFNFYFLSALIIYVNYIPAIKGICQTPNYFKIFEGEKVNFNFNLPLKVGFYTDKKGIVKIINNDNKNILNLGRPFYVETLNRGKVNINLKLFGILPIKNVSVDVIPTINVIPGGQSIGVRLNTKGALVVGYADIIGTDDRIYSPYREGKIQIGDIILEVNNIKISCADDITNIINNQKDLPVTLKINRKGNIVYAKIHPVLAKEDEKYKLGLWVRDHTAGIGTLTFYSADKRFYAALGHAITDIDTGDILSVNNGQVMKSRIVSISKGKRSSPGELRGIFLEEVDNIGNIEKNTEYGIYGKVYDSINDIVRKPIPIGFQSQVKEGPAKILTTIDNTGVKEFDIQIVKKVEQKNPNQKGMIIKVIDKNLLNKTGGIVQGMSGSPIIQNGKLIGAITHVFVNDPSKGYAVYAEWMINEMKNL
- a CDS encoding arginine repressor translates to MMKLARHAKILEIISKNEIETQEELADALQKEGIKVTQATVSRDIKELRLIKVLSADGKKYKYASMKNPDNKVTDKLVALLSGIVSIDYAGNTIVIKTLSGTAPAAAEALDTLNWNEVVGTLAGDNTIFMLVRSEDSVKEIIDRINELIK
- a CDS encoding TlyA family RNA methyltransferase; the protein is MKGKERADILLVSKGFFTSREKAKASIMAGEIFADGKRVDKAGDLISVNSKLEVKGKPNPYVSRGGLKLEKAIKYFKIDVKDKIAMDVGASTGGFTDCLLKNGAKKVYAIDVGYGQLDWNLRNDKRVINMERTNIRYLNDLPDVVDIVTIDVSFISLAIVIPSVKKFLKDGGELISLIKPQFEAGREKVGKNGVVKDKNVHIEVIKKVIDVLERLSFGIHGITFSPIKGPEGNIEYLIYAKNNDTNFIEIDVEKLVEMSHDVLNKNKKL